One window from the genome of Maylandia zebra isolate NMK-2024a linkage group LG18, Mzebra_GT3a, whole genome shotgun sequence encodes:
- the LOC101476291 gene encoding uncharacterized protein LOC101476291, protein MKTSSVSLLLGVCVLLLSAPTVSAVSLYVSPNHQQFFKGDRYVSLSCVDDGQTADGWRVKRTRGVSTEGCSTAADFRRFNNSFCVLDLSVSSGGSFWCENSSGQKSDEVFIAVSEKQLILEIPALPVNTGSNVTLLCKPRNGSAKKSYFFRGKVKLGEGPEGKWILHYVQQSDEGLYSCSTLIHQSPQSRLKVKEPPPPPHTTIMYTPSPSPSPSPSPSGNTEPSASSSLRPRSPSVSVLRLFCHLLVFCPYFISTILLLLICCSRK, encoded by the exons ATGAAAACTTCATCTGTCTCTCTGCTACTCG gtgtgtgtgtgctgctgctgtctgcacCGACTGTTTCTGCCG TCTCTCTGTATGTCAGCCCAAACCATCAGCAGTTCTTCAAAGGAGACCGTTATGTCTCCCTGAGTTGTGTCGATGATGGTCAGACAGCTGATGGATGGAGAGTAAAGAGGACCAGAGGAGTATCCACTGAGGGCTGTAGTACAGCTGCAGACTTTAGAAGGTTTAATAATTCCTTCTGTGTTCTGGATCTCTCCGTCTCATCTGGTGGAAGTTTCTGGTGTGAAAACTCATCTGGACAGAAGAGCGATGAAGTCTTCATCGCTGTTTCAG AAAAACAGTTGATCCTGGAGATCCCAGCGCTTCCAGTGAACACAGGAAGTAATGTCACTCTGCTCTGCAAACCCAGAAACGGTTCAGCAAAAAAATCTTATTTCTTCAGAGGTAAAGTCAAACTTGGAGAAGGACCTGAAGGAAAATGGATTCTCCATTATGTGCAGCAGTCTGATGAAGGGCTCTACTCGTGTTCTACTCTTATTCATCAGTCTCCTCAAAGCAggctgaaggtcaaag agcctcctcctccccctcacaCAACCATAATGTACACTCCttcaccctcaccctcaccctCGCCCTCGCCCTCTGGTAATACTGAGCCTTCGGCCTCTTCCTCTCTTCGTCCTCGTTCACCCTCTGTGTCTGTACTAAGACTCTTCTGCCACCTGCTGGTTTTCTGTCCATACTTCATCTCTACCATCCTGCTGCTGTTGATCTGCTGCAGCAGGAAATGA